The following coding sequences are from one Microbacterium sp. SORGH_AS_0969 window:
- the aztB gene encoding zinc ABC transporter permease AztB has protein sequence MSFLTDPFSFEFVQRAFWGGSLVAILCGIAGTWVIVRGMAFLGEALAHGMLPGVALATVLGVPVLLGAAASAVVMSLGIGALQRRGRLSYDTSIGLLFVGMLALGVIVISHAGSFATDATAILFGDILAIGVDDLVVLTVAVALGVVLAVAAHRHLVALAVDERVARVLGLRPRLAQAALVGLVTLAVVASYQAVGSLLVVGLLVAPAVAARPWTHRIPTTMALAAVIGVVAVFVGLVISWHAATAAGATIAATAIAAAGVSGALRCGVTVLRRRPVSAVPVPL, from the coding sequence GTGTCCTTTCTCACCGATCCGTTCTCGTTCGAGTTCGTGCAGCGCGCGTTCTGGGGCGGGTCGCTCGTCGCGATCCTGTGCGGCATCGCCGGCACGTGGGTGATCGTGCGCGGCATGGCCTTCCTCGGTGAGGCCCTCGCGCACGGGATGCTGCCCGGCGTCGCGCTCGCGACCGTTCTCGGTGTGCCCGTCCTCCTCGGCGCCGCCGCCAGTGCGGTGGTGATGAGCCTCGGCATCGGGGCGCTGCAGCGCCGCGGACGCCTGTCGTACGACACGAGCATCGGTCTGCTGTTCGTCGGCATGCTCGCACTCGGCGTGATCGTCATCTCGCACGCCGGGAGCTTCGCGACGGATGCCACGGCCATCCTCTTCGGCGACATCCTCGCCATCGGGGTCGACGACCTCGTCGTGCTCACGGTCGCCGTCGCGCTCGGGGTGGTGCTGGCGGTGGCCGCGCATCGCCACCTCGTCGCGCTCGCCGTCGACGAGCGAGTCGCGCGCGTGCTCGGTCTGCGGCCGCGGCTCGCACAGGCGGCGCTCGTCGGGCTCGTCACGCTCGCCGTCGTCGCCTCGTACCAAGCGGTCGGATCGCTCCTGGTCGTCGGCCTGCTCGTCGCCCCCGCGGTCGCGGCTCGCCCGTGGACCCACCGCATCCCGACCACGATGGCGCTCGCCGCGGTGATCGGTGTGGTCGCGGTCTTCGTGGGACTCGTGATCTCGTGGCACGCCGCCACCGCGGCCGGCGCGACCATCGCCGCCACCGCCATCGCCGCCGCCGGGGTCTCGGGCGCGCTGCGCTGCGGCGTCACCGTGCTTCGCCGCCGCCCCGTCTCGGCCGTTCCTGTTCCTCTCTGA
- a CDS encoding ABC transporter: MLHRSSPHLLIPTGVLLVVLSGCAASTAPAAEPSRDTHGEIAGAAELAEPALGLTSIDEEGRVSHFDLLDETTVDLGTVRAPVAIHSDGRYLFSVDDAGISIVDSGVWTWDHVDHFHYYRAEARVLGDVAGEGVATVATSNSSTTGGTGLFFPASGEAVLLDTEALSKGEIAERFRLAVEPGPGLVVPAGSFAAVAAGDEVMLHAADGAAMGDPVACVDPAGTITTRVGAVIGCRDGALLVTVEDEQPVVERIPYPAGTTAPRATAFANREGRPTVAGVAEGAGVWLLDTRERTWTLLPTTQPVLQAVAVDDNDANVLVLTADGSVRVLDGETGAERAASVPLVGASLAAGLPVALVADQQRAYLNGPAENRLWELDFADGARVAREFTPERAPLFFAETGR, from the coding sequence ATGCTCCACCGCTCTTCCCCCCACCTGCTCATCCCCACTGGCGTCCTGCTCGTCGTGCTCTCCGGGTGCGCGGCCTCGACGGCTCCCGCGGCCGAGCCCTCGCGCGACACCCACGGCGAGATCGCCGGTGCGGCCGAGCTCGCCGAGCCCGCGCTCGGTCTCACCTCGATCGACGAGGAGGGGCGCGTGTCGCACTTCGACCTGCTCGACGAGACGACGGTCGATCTCGGCACCGTCCGCGCTCCCGTCGCGATCCACTCCGACGGGCGCTACCTGTTCTCGGTCGACGACGCCGGGATCTCGATCGTCGACAGCGGCGTCTGGACCTGGGATCACGTCGACCACTTCCACTACTACCGCGCCGAGGCGCGCGTCCTCGGCGATGTTGCGGGGGAGGGCGTCGCCACCGTCGCCACCTCGAACTCGTCAACGACCGGCGGAACGGGTCTGTTCTTCCCCGCGTCGGGAGAGGCCGTGCTCCTCGACACCGAAGCGCTGTCGAAGGGCGAGATCGCCGAGAGGTTCCGGTTGGCCGTCGAGCCCGGCCCCGGACTGGTCGTGCCCGCCGGGTCGTTCGCCGCGGTGGCCGCGGGCGACGAGGTCATGCTGCACGCCGCGGATGGCGCGGCGATGGGCGACCCGGTCGCCTGCGTCGATCCGGCAGGCACGATCACGACCCGCGTGGGGGCGGTGATCGGATGCCGGGACGGCGCTCTTCTCGTGACGGTCGAAGACGAGCAGCCCGTCGTCGAGCGCATCCCCTATCCCGCGGGAACGACCGCCCCGCGCGCGACCGCATTCGCCAACCGCGAGGGCCGCCCCACGGTCGCGGGCGTCGCCGAGGGTGCGGGCGTGTGGCTGCTGGACACCCGAGAGCGAACCTGGACGCTGCTCCCGACGACCCAGCCCGTCCTGCAGGCGGTCGCGGTCGACGACAATGATGCGAACGTCCTCGTGCTCACGGCCGACGGCAGCGTGCGGGTGCTCGACGGGGAGACGGGCGCGGAGCGCGCGGCATCCGTCCCGCTCGTCGGCGCGAGTCTCGCCGCGGGGCTCCCGGTCGCCCTTGTCGCCGACCAGCAGCGCGCCTACCTCAACGGCCCCGCCGAGAACCGCCTGTGGGAGCTCGACTTCGCCGACGGAGCCCGCGTCGCTCGGGAGTTCACGCCGGAGCGCGCCCCCCTGTTCTTCGCCGAGACGGGGCGCTGA
- the aztA gene encoding zinc ABC transporter ATP-binding protein AztA: MTPLSASLRGIRVEFSGVRAVDDVDLDITAGALTAIVGSNGAGKSTLLEVLAGARRPTSGEIEVRGRTRAFVPQRAAISDRLPLTVREMVAVGTWGRPAPRPRTSAAKREAVDAAMARLDITPLARHPFASLSGGQRQRALLAQGLASGADLLLLDEPTTGLDTHSGSLIRAAIAEETRRGTSVVCVSHDEALIACATHIVRLEAGRVRSAPAPAR, encoded by the coding sequence ATGACCCCCCTTTCCGCCTCCCTTCGCGGCATCCGCGTCGAGTTCTCCGGCGTCCGCGCCGTCGACGACGTCGACCTCGACATCACCGCGGGGGCCCTCACCGCGATCGTCGGCTCGAACGGGGCGGGAAAGTCGACTCTCCTCGAAGTGCTCGCCGGCGCCCGACGACCGACGTCGGGAGAGATCGAGGTGCGCGGACGCACGCGCGCTTTCGTTCCGCAGCGCGCAGCGATCTCCGATCGACTCCCCCTCACGGTCCGCGAGATGGTCGCGGTGGGCACATGGGGACGCCCCGCCCCTCGGCCCCGCACGTCAGCCGCGAAGCGCGAGGCCGTCGACGCCGCGATGGCGCGACTCGACATCACGCCCCTCGCTCGGCATCCCTTCGCGTCCCTGTCGGGCGGTCAACGACAGCGCGCGCTCCTCGCGCAGGGGCTGGCGAGCGGCGCGGATCTCCTGCTCCTCGACGAGCCGACCACCGGACTGGACACCCACAGCGGCAGCCTGATCCGCGCGGCGATCGCGGAGGAGACGCGACGCGGCACATCCGTCGTCTGCGTGAGCCACGACGAGGCGCTCATCGCCTGCGCGACGCACATCGTGCGCCTCGAGGCGGGTCGCGTCAGATCCGCGCCTGCGCCCGCGCGGTGA
- the aztC gene encoding zinc ABC transporter substrate-binding protein AztC, with protein sequence MRRIFAIALAGALLAVTGCAGNAASDRPLVVVTTNILGDVVSQLVGDDVEVMTLMRPGADPHSFEISAAEAARMRSADLLVANGLGLEEGLQQHLDAAAAEGVQTFVAGDAVTVLPYTSTDADGADDPHFWTDPARMIAVVDALTPVLESLGGTAVVDHAAAYRAELEDLDAEMTAAFAAIPAERRALVTNHHVFGYLADRFGFRVVGAVIPGGTTLAAPSASDLADLVAAVDDAGVPTIFAESSSPDRLVQALADEADRDVEVIELYTESLTDADGGAPDYLTMMRVNTERIARGLSP encoded by the coding sequence ATGAGAAGGATCTTCGCCATCGCCCTGGCCGGTGCGTTGCTCGCCGTGACCGGGTGCGCGGGGAACGCGGCATCCGATCGTCCGCTCGTCGTGGTGACGACCAACATCCTCGGTGACGTCGTGTCGCAGCTCGTCGGCGACGACGTCGAGGTCATGACGCTCATGCGTCCCGGCGCCGACCCGCACTCGTTCGAGATCTCGGCAGCGGAGGCGGCGCGCATGCGCTCGGCCGACCTCCTCGTGGCCAACGGTCTTGGACTCGAGGAGGGGCTGCAGCAGCACCTCGACGCCGCGGCGGCCGAGGGGGTGCAGACCTTCGTCGCCGGCGACGCCGTCACGGTGTTGCCCTACACGTCGACCGATGCCGACGGGGCCGACGATCCGCACTTCTGGACCGACCCCGCGCGGATGATCGCGGTCGTCGATGCCCTCACCCCGGTGCTCGAGAGCCTCGGAGGCACCGCGGTCGTCGATCACGCTGCCGCGTACCGCGCCGAGCTCGAGGATCTGGATGCCGAGATGACCGCCGCGTTCGCCGCGATCCCGGCCGAGCGACGCGCTCTCGTCACCAACCACCACGTGTTCGGCTACCTCGCCGACCGCTTCGGCTTCCGCGTGGTGGGGGCGGTGATCCCCGGCGGCACCACCCTGGCTGCTCCGAGCGCGAGCGACCTCGCCGATCTCGTCGCGGCGGTCGACGACGCCGGAGTTCCCACGATCTTCGCCGAGTCGTCGTCGCCCGATCGGCTCGTCCAGGCGCTCGCCGACGAGGCCGATCGCGACGTCGAGGTGATCGAGCTGTACACGGAGTCGCTCACCGACGCCGACGGGGGCGCCCCCGACTACCTGACCATGATGCGCGTCAACACGGAGCGCATCGCCCGCGGCCTGTCGCCCTGA
- a CDS encoding MarR family winged helix-turn-helix transcriptional regulator, with protein MPDASSVLIEALGEYVEAGRDALVVARKSLGVSELEARAIRSIGAHPGIRPSLLREHLDVTSAGVTTLVDRLVGRGVLRRELDAEDRRVNHIFLEVDLDAEPWSALGRFETEVYAAIRAESSEMFHGFADLLRRVTARAQARI; from the coding sequence ATGCCAGATGCGTCATCCGTCCTCATCGAGGCCCTCGGCGAGTATGTCGAGGCGGGAAGAGATGCCCTGGTCGTCGCGCGAAAGTCGCTGGGTGTCAGCGAGCTGGAGGCGCGCGCGATCCGCAGCATCGGTGCTCATCCCGGCATCCGTCCCTCCCTGCTCCGAGAGCACCTCGACGTCACCTCGGCCGGCGTGACGACACTCGTGGATCGGCTGGTCGGACGCGGCGTGCTGCGCCGCGAGCTCGACGCCGAGGATCGTCGCGTGAACCACATCTTCCTCGAGGTCGATCTGGATGCCGAGCCGTGGTCGGCACTCGGGCGCTTCGAGACCGAGGTGTACGCGGCCATTCGCGCGGAGTCCTCGGAGATGTTCCACGGCTTCGCGGATCTGCTCCGCCGCGTCACCGCGCGGGCGCAGGCGCGGATCTGA